One Brassica napus cultivar Da-Ae chromosome A5, Da-Ae, whole genome shotgun sequence DNA window includes the following coding sequences:
- the LOC106447507 gene encoding protein transport protein Sec61 subunit alpha-like, whose amino-acid sequence MGGGFRVLHLVRPFLAFLPEVQSADRKVPFREKVIYTVISLFIFLVCSQLPLYGIHSTTGADPFYWMRVILASNRGTVMELGITPIVTSGLVMQLLAGSKIIEVDNNVREDRALLNGAQKLLGILIAIGEAVAYVLSGMYGPVGQLGVGNAILIILQLFFAGIIVICLDELLQKGYGLGSGISLFIATNICESIIWKAFSPTTINTGRGAEFEGAVIALFHMLITKSNKVAALRQAFYRQNLPNVTNLLATVLIFLIVIYFQGFRVVLPVRSKNARGQQGSYPIKLFYTSNMPIILQSALVSNLYFISQLLYRKFSGNFFVNLLGQWKESEYSGQSIPVSGLAYLITAPASFSDMAAHPFHALFYIVFMLTACALFSKTWIEVSGSSARDVAKQLKEQQMVMPGHRESNLQKELNRYIPTAAAFGGVCIGALTVLADFMGAIGSGTGILLAVTIIYQYFETFEKEKASELGFFGF is encoded by the exons ATGGGAGGAGGATTTAGAGTATTGCATTTGGTGAGGCCATTCTTGGCTTTTCTTCCAGAGGTGCAGAGTGCAGACAGGAAGGTGCCTTTCAGAGAGAAGGTTATCTACACTGTCATCTCTCTCTTCATCTTCCTTGTCTGCAGTCAGCTTCCTCTCTACGGTATTCATTCAACTACGGGTGCCGATCCTTTCTACTGGATGCGTGTCATTCTTGCCTCCAACCGTGGGACTGTCATGGAGCTTGGTATCACTCCTATCGTTACCTCTGGACTCGTGATGCAGCTTTTGGCAGGTTCCAAGATTATTGAAGTTGACAACAATGTGCGCGAGGATCGTGCCCTCTT GAATGGTGCTCAGAAGCTTCTTGGTATTCTGATTGCCATCGGTGAAGCTGTTGCGTATGTTCTTTCTGGAATGTATGGACCCGTTGGTCAGCTTGGTGTTGGTAACGCTATTCTCATCATCCTCCAGCTTTTCTTTGCTGGAATCATTGTTATCTGCCTTGACGAGCTTCTTCAGAAGGGATACGGTCTCGGCTCAGGAATCTCTCTTTTCATTGCCACCAACATCTG TGAGAGCATTATCTGGAAGGCGTTTAGCCCAACTACAATCAACACTGGCCGTGGAGCTGAGTTTGAAGGTGCTGTTATCGCATTATTCCATATGCTGATAACTAAGTCCAACAAGGTTGCTGCTCTGCGCCAAGCGTTCTACCGGCAAAACCTTCCGAATGTTACCAACTTGCTTGCCACGGTCTTGATCTTCCTGATTGTCATCTACTTCCAAGGGTTCCGTGTGGTTTTGCCTGTGAGATCAAAGAACGCCCGTGGGCAACAGGGCTCTTACCCAATCAAGCTGTTCTACACCTCTAACATGCCCATCATCCTACAATCTGCTCTCGTATCAAACCTTTACTTCATCTCTCAG CTCCTTTACAGGAAGTTTAGTGGAAATTTCTTTGTAAACCTTTTGGGACAGTGGAAAGAATCTGAGTACAGTGGGCAGTCTATTCCAGTTAGTGGTCTAGCTTACCTCATCACAGCTCCAGCAAG CTTCTCGGACATGGCAGCTCACCCTTTCCATGCACTGTTCTACATTGTCTTCATGCTCACCGCTTGTGCTCTTTTCTCAAAGACATGGATTGAAGTCTCCGGATCTTCTGCTAGGGACGTAGCTAAGCAGCTCAAG GAACAACAAATGGTGATGCCGGGACACAGAGAGTCAAACTTACAGAAGGAGCTGAACAGGTATATCCCAACAGCAGCAGCTTTCGGAGGAGTGTGTATCGGTGCATTGACCGTTCTTGCTGATTTCATGGGAGCCATTGGGTCCGGGACTGGAATTCTCTTGGCGGTCACAATCATATATCAGTATTTCGAGACCTTTGAGAAGGAAAAAGCAAGTGAACTCGGCTTCTTCGGGTTCTAA